A genomic segment from Luteolibacter ambystomatis encodes:
- the rpsL gene encoding 30S ribosomal protein S12, which translates to MPTINQLVRKGRLTPAEKSKSPALANCPQRRGVCLQVMTRTPKKPNSALRKVAKVRLTNGYEVIAYIGGEGHNLQEHSIVLVRGGRVKDLPGVRYHIVRGSLDTLGVDKRRQARSKYGAKRPKPGQAAAPAKGGKKK; encoded by the coding sequence ATGCCGACCATCAATCAGCTCGTTCGCAAAGGGCGCCTCACTCCGGCTGAAAAGTCGAAGTCGCCGGCATTGGCGAACTGCCCCCAGCGCCGCGGAGTCTGCCTCCAGGTTATGACCCGCACGCCGAAGAAGCCGAACTCGGCGCTTCGTAAAGTGGCCAAGGTTCGCCTGACGAACGGCTACGAAGTCATCGCCTACATCGGTGGTGAAGGCCACAACCTCCAGGAGCACTCGATCGTTCTCGTGCGTGGTGGTCGTGTGAAGGACCTTCCGGGTGTCCGCTACCACATCGTCCGTGGCTCCCTCGATACCCTCGGTGTCGACAAGCGCCGCCAGGCTCGCTCGAAGTACGGTGCCAAGCGTCCGAAGCCGGGCCAGGCCGCCGCTCCCGCCAAAGGTGGCAAGAAGAAGTAA
- the rplD gene encoding 50S ribosomal protein L4 → MPAKSFTAEDAQAANVVLVEADRGSQAVHDLVTAYRANRRSGSANTKTRGEVRGNNKKIYKQKGTGNARHGDKRAPIFVGGGVVFGPRPRDYSKKVPKNVRKLALRRILGDLVRSESIHSVDTFSIADGKTKTFVSTVEGLVSPGKVLIVSNSFDDSTYLAARNVVWAQLVTALELNVEQLILADSVLLVGDAVATLAQRTA, encoded by the coding sequence ATGCCCGCGAAATCCTTCACCGCTGAAGACGCGCAAGCCGCCAATGTCGTCCTCGTCGAGGCCGACCGTGGTTCCCAGGCCGTGCACGACCTCGTGACCGCCTACCGCGCGAACCGCCGCTCCGGTTCCGCCAACACCAAGACCCGTGGCGAAGTCCGCGGCAACAACAAGAAGATCTACAAGCAGAAGGGCACCGGTAACGCCCGTCACGGCGACAAGCGCGCCCCGATCTTCGTCGGTGGTGGCGTGGTCTTCGGCCCGCGTCCGCGTGATTACTCCAAGAAGGTTCCGAAGAACGTCCGCAAGCTCGCCCTGCGCCGCATCCTCGGTGACCTCGTCCGCTCCGAGTCGATCCACTCCGTGGACACCTTCTCGATCGCCGATGGCAAGACCAAGACCTTTGTCTCCACCGTGGAAGGCCTCGTCTCCCCGGGCAAGGTCCTGATCGTTTCGAACTCCTTCGACGATTCCACCTACCTCGCTGCCCGCAACGTCGTATGGGCCCAGCTCGTCACCGCGCTGGAACTCAACGTCGAGCAACTCATCCTCGCCGATTCCGTCCTCCTGGTCGGTGACGCCGTGGCGACCCTCGCCCAGCGCACCGCCTGA
- the fusA gene encoding elongation factor G, producing MSANPNSPNRQYTLERTRNIGIAAHIDAGKTTLTERILFYTGMIHKIGEVHDGAATTDWMEQERERGITITSAAVTTEWWQRNEDGVTKLFPELKQRINIIDTPGHVDFTAEVERSLRVLDGAIVVFCGVAGVQPQTETVWRQATKYHVPRIVFVNKMDRTGANFQNVFNEVKEKLGAHAARILIPIGAEDHLIGQIDVVNQKAIFYSDSDKFGSTYEVRDLDDAQKAVAEEAYGELVNAVADVDDVLGEKILMEEAFTKADLKAAIRRATIANKLIPVAGGSAFKNKGVQYLLDAVVDYLPSPLDLPPAVGMDPDDHDRHIEVITSDNEKFVSLAFKLWADKFVGKLVFFRVYSGSIKKGDTVYNPRTRRSERVGRLIRIQSNEHKDVDVCYSGDIAAMVGIKNVTTGDTLAAEDHDVVLEPPTFPEPVISMAVEPKTKADQEKLALALGRLSEEDPTFMVKTDEETGQTIIAGMGELHLEIIVDRLKREFKVEANTGAPQIAYRETITKGAPGEGKLVKQSGGRGQYGHVRLELKPNEKGKGLTIENKVVGGEIPKEYINAVYKGVNESMTNGIIAGFPVIDVHVDILGGSYHDVDSNENAFTMAAIFAMKDGFKKAKPILLEPIMAVEVSTPDDYQGDVMGDLNRRRGQIQNMETKGRLAVIHANVPLKEMFGYSTDVRTISSGRASYSMTPSHFEQVPNNIVDQIVSERTGYSSRD from the coding sequence ATGTCCGCCAACCCCAACAGTCCAAACCGCCAGTATACGCTGGAGCGCACCCGGAATATCGGGATCGCCGCTCACATCGATGCTGGCAAGACGACGTTGACGGAGCGGATTTTGTTCTACACGGGCATGATCCACAAGATCGGTGAGGTGCACGATGGTGCCGCCACCACCGACTGGATGGAGCAGGAGCGCGAGCGCGGCATCACCATCACCTCCGCCGCTGTCACCACCGAATGGTGGCAGCGCAATGAGGACGGTGTGACCAAGCTCTTCCCGGAGCTCAAGCAGCGCATCAACATCATCGACACCCCCGGCCACGTGGACTTCACGGCCGAGGTGGAGCGCTCGCTCCGCGTGCTCGATGGCGCGATCGTCGTGTTCTGCGGCGTCGCCGGTGTCCAGCCCCAGACCGAGACCGTCTGGCGCCAGGCCACCAAGTATCATGTTCCGCGTATCGTGTTCGTCAACAAGATGGACCGCACCGGCGCGAACTTCCAGAACGTCTTCAATGAGGTGAAGGAGAAGCTCGGTGCCCATGCGGCCCGCATTCTCATCCCGATCGGTGCCGAGGATCATCTCATCGGCCAGATCGACGTCGTGAACCAGAAGGCCATCTTCTATTCCGACAGTGACAAGTTCGGTTCCACCTATGAGGTGCGCGATCTCGATGACGCCCAGAAGGCCGTCGCCGAGGAAGCCTACGGAGAGCTTGTCAATGCCGTTGCCGATGTGGACGACGTGCTCGGTGAAAAGATCCTCATGGAGGAAGCCTTCACCAAGGCCGATCTCAAGGCCGCCATCCGCCGCGCCACGATCGCCAACAAGCTGATCCCGGTCGCAGGTGGTTCCGCTTTCAAGAATAAGGGCGTCCAGTATCTCCTCGATGCCGTTGTCGACTACCTCCCGAGCCCGCTCGACCTGCCGCCGGCGGTCGGCATGGATCCGGACGACCACGATCGCCACATCGAGGTCATCACCTCCGACAACGAGAAGTTTGTCTCGCTCGCCTTCAAACTCTGGGCGGACAAATTCGTCGGAAAGCTCGTTTTCTTCCGCGTCTACTCCGGCTCGATCAAGAAGGGCGACACGGTCTACAACCCGCGCACCCGCCGATCCGAGCGCGTCGGCCGCCTGATCCGCATCCAGTCCAACGAGCACAAGGACGTGGATGTCTGTTACTCCGGTGACATTGCCGCCATGGTCGGCATCAAGAACGTCACCACCGGCGATACCCTCGCCGCCGAAGACCACGACGTGGTCCTCGAACCCCCCACTTTCCCGGAACCGGTCATCTCCATGGCCGTCGAACCGAAAACCAAAGCCGACCAGGAAAAACTGGCGCTCGCCTTGGGCCGCCTCTCCGAAGAAGACCCGACCTTCATGGTCAAGACGGACGAGGAAACCGGCCAGACCATCATCGCTGGCATGGGCGAACTCCACCTGGAGATCATCGTCGACCGCCTCAAGCGCGAGTTCAAGGTTGAGGCCAACACTGGGGCTCCGCAGATCGCCTACCGCGAGACCATCACCAAGGGCGCTCCGGGCGAAGGCAAGCTCGTCAAGCAGTCCGGTGGCCGCGGCCAATACGGCCACGTCCGCCTCGAGCTCAAGCCGAACGAAAAGGGCAAGGGCCTCACCATCGAGAACAAGGTGGTCGGTGGCGAAATCCCGAAGGAATACATCAACGCCGTCTACAAGGGCGTGAACGAGTCGATGACCAATGGCATCATCGCCGGCTTCCCGGTGATCGACGTCCACGTGGACATCCTCGGTGGTTCCTACCACGACGTGGACTCGAACGAAAACGCGTTCACCATGGCCGCCATCTTCGCGATGAAGGATGGCTTCAAGAAGGCCAAACCGATTCTCCTCGAGCCGATCATGGCCGTGGAAGTCTCCACTCCGGACGACTACCAGGGTGACGTGATGGGCGATCTCAACCGCCGCCGCGGTCAGATCCAGAACATGGAAACGAAAGGTCGTCTGGCCGTGATCCACGCCAACGTCCCTCTCAAGGAAATGTTCGGATACTCGACCGACGTCCGCACCATCTCATCCGGCCGCGCTTCGTATTCGATGACCCCGTCGCACTTCGAGCAGGTCCCCAACAACATCGTCGACCAAATCGTCAGCGAGCGCACGGGCTACTCCAGCCGCGACTGA
- the rpsJ gene encoding 30S ribosomal protein S10, which translates to MDNQKIRIRLRAFDHRAIDRSAQEIVETAKRTGAKVAGPIPLPTRIEKFSVNRSVHVNKKSAEQFEIRTHKRLLDIVDPTARTVDELKKLNLPAGVDITIRI; encoded by the coding sequence ATGGACAACCAGAAAATCCGCATCCGCCTGCGCGCTTTCGATCACCGCGCGATCGACCGCTCGGCCCAGGAAATCGTGGAAACCGCCAAACGCACCGGTGCCAAGGTGGCTGGCCCGATTCCGCTTCCGACCCGCATCGAGAAGTTCAGCGTGAACCGTTCCGTCCACGTCAACAAGAAGTCGGCCGAGCAGTTCGAGATCCGCACCCACAAGCGCCTCCTCGACATCGTCGATCCCACCGCCCGCACCGTGGATGAGCTCAAGAAGCTCAACCTCCCCGCCGGTGTCGACATCACCATCCGCATCTGA
- a CDS encoding GNAT family N-acetyltransferase: MMELVWPSIEYLPGYVDALERGWSPDTVRGEAAAREIQARISADAAGYVASLVDREAKGDPVKLPDGNIVSRLPGFYQWMWDGEFCGSINFRWQRGTPALPPTCLGHIGYSVVPWKQQRGYATEALRQLLPEAKAEGLPYVEITANTDNLPSQKVILANGGELVERVPKPPGYPPGEMVRFRITLR, translated from the coding sequence ATCATGGAACTCGTCTGGCCGTCGATTGAATATCTTCCGGGTTATGTCGACGCGCTGGAGCGTGGCTGGTCCCCGGACACCGTCCGCGGAGAAGCCGCGGCCCGGGAGATCCAAGCGAGGATTTCCGCCGATGCCGCCGGATACGTGGCATCATTGGTGGATCGCGAGGCGAAGGGCGACCCTGTGAAGCTGCCGGATGGCAACATCGTGTCCCGGTTGCCTGGATTCTACCAGTGGATGTGGGATGGAGAGTTCTGCGGCTCAATCAATTTCCGCTGGCAGCGCGGAACCCCGGCACTGCCTCCCACCTGCCTGGGGCACATCGGGTATTCCGTGGTGCCGTGGAAGCAACAGCGCGGTTACGCGACGGAGGCGCTGCGCCAGCTACTCCCGGAAGCGAAAGCCGAGGGCCTGCCCTATGTCGAGATCACCGCGAATACCGACAACCTGCCGTCCCAGAAAGTGATTCTGGCAAATGGCGGCGAGTTGGTGGAACGCGTGCCGAAGCCACCGGGCTATCCACCGGGGGAAATGGTGCGCTTCCGCATCACCCTGCGCTAG
- a CDS encoding peroxiredoxin — MASESTVSRILDGIGRWFSSAGEALPLGARIPSVTVPDDSGTAVNLSGMGATGWLLVYFYPRADTPGCTKQACSLRDSYADLLDLGAHVYGASLDSVERQKEFRAKHHLPFPLLADTEAELAEAFGVPHSFGFTRRQAFLFKDGVLVWRDLSAATEQQAADALSAIRSANA; from the coding sequence ATGGCATCGGAATCCACCGTTTCCCGCATCCTCGATGGTATCGGCCGCTGGTTTTCCTCCGCGGGAGAAGCCCTGCCGCTCGGCGCGCGCATTCCCAGCGTGACGGTGCCGGACGATTCCGGCACGGCCGTGAACCTCTCCGGCATGGGCGCCACCGGCTGGCTGCTGGTGTATTTCTATCCGCGCGCGGATACCCCGGGCTGCACCAAGCAGGCGTGCAGCCTCCGCGATTCCTATGCCGATCTGCTCGATCTGGGTGCTCACGTCTATGGAGCCAGCCTCGACAGTGTGGAGCGCCAGAAAGAATTCCGCGCGAAGCACCACCTCCCCTTCCCGCTGCTGGCGGATACCGAGGCAGAGCTGGCGGAGGCCTTCGGCGTGCCGCATTCCTTCGGCTTCACGCGGCGGCAGGCGTTTTTGTTCAAGGATGGCGTCCTAGTGTGGCGGGATCTCTCCGCCGCCACCGAGCAACAGGCCGCCGATGCCTTGAGTGCGATCCGCTCCGCAAATGCCTGA
- a CDS encoding heavy metal translocating P-type ATPase, which produces MHDHAHGHDHGEGPSWKLLLASAAGCGLFTLAGVFLQRSGAPPNLAYAAYAAAYLCGGWDAALDTFDRLKSFRLDIHFLMLAVAIGAAAIGAWWEGAALLFLFSLSNALEAMAMARTEREIKSLFRDAPKTATLITADGKEQEIQVESLQAGDHVRILPGSQFPADGRVIRGESAADEASLTGESEPVDKAAGDTVFGGTLNTWGAVDVEVTRPPHDSAQARIIDLIRDAQASKAPSQRFTDRFGTGYTLGVLALSLVMFLVWRFAFGLPAFVSEPGKTSALYRAMTLLVVCSPCALVISIPSAILTGIAAGARRGILFRGGIAVENLATIQRLAVDKTGTLTKGELELVSIEAAAPGAEDEVLRLAAGLSRRSTHPLSRAIAATWHKRHGSEATAADKVESISGQGLRGELDGMPVSQGRRGLFPGNAWVAGLPDPEPGLTEVIVGSGQTTGRILLRDALRPESKGLIARLHQEGLKVTMLTGDRPQAAELVAKELNLDEARAGLTPEDKVAAIKAWRAAGERVAMVGDGVNDAPSLAAADVSIGMGLRGSDAVLEQADIVLTQDKLEKVLTALNLSRRATRIIRQNLAISLGIVLVLALSALGAWIPLPVGVLGHEGSTVIVVLNSLRLLFVARN; this is translated from the coding sequence ATGCACGATCACGCCCATGGTCATGATCACGGCGAAGGCCCGTCGTGGAAACTGCTGCTGGCTTCGGCCGCGGGTTGCGGACTCTTCACACTAGCGGGCGTGTTTCTCCAGCGTTCCGGCGCTCCGCCGAACCTCGCCTATGCGGCCTATGCGGCGGCCTATTTGTGCGGCGGCTGGGACGCAGCACTCGATACCTTCGACCGCCTGAAGAGCTTCCGCCTCGATATCCACTTCCTGATGCTGGCCGTGGCCATCGGAGCGGCCGCCATCGGAGCGTGGTGGGAAGGTGCGGCGCTACTGTTCCTGTTCTCCCTGAGCAACGCCCTCGAAGCGATGGCGATGGCCCGCACCGAACGTGAGATCAAGAGCCTCTTCCGCGATGCTCCGAAAACCGCCACGCTCATCACAGCGGATGGCAAGGAGCAGGAGATTCAAGTCGAGTCACTACAAGCAGGAGACCACGTCCGCATCCTGCCCGGCTCGCAGTTCCCCGCGGATGGACGCGTGATCCGCGGCGAATCCGCGGCCGACGAAGCTTCCCTAACAGGTGAGTCCGAGCCGGTGGACAAAGCCGCGGGCGATACCGTCTTCGGCGGGACGCTCAACACCTGGGGTGCCGTGGACGTGGAAGTCACCCGCCCGCCGCATGACAGCGCACAGGCACGCATCATTGACCTGATCCGCGACGCCCAGGCCAGCAAGGCACCGTCGCAACGCTTCACCGACCGCTTCGGTACCGGCTATACGCTCGGCGTTCTCGCCCTATCCTTGGTGATGTTCCTCGTGTGGAGGTTTGCATTCGGACTCCCCGCCTTTGTTTCCGAACCAGGCAAAACCTCCGCGCTCTATCGTGCCATGACCTTGCTGGTCGTGTGCTCGCCCTGCGCGCTGGTGATCTCCATTCCCAGTGCGATCCTCACCGGCATCGCCGCCGGAGCACGGCGTGGCATTCTATTTCGTGGCGGCATCGCGGTGGAAAACCTTGCGACCATCCAACGGCTGGCAGTGGACAAAACCGGCACGCTGACCAAGGGCGAGCTGGAACTGGTCTCCATCGAAGCCGCCGCCCCGGGCGCGGAGGACGAGGTGCTGCGGCTGGCAGCCGGTCTCTCACGCCGATCCACGCATCCGCTCTCACGTGCCATCGCCGCGACCTGGCACAAGCGCCACGGCTCCGAGGCCACCGCAGCGGACAAGGTGGAGTCCATCTCCGGACAAGGCCTGCGTGGAGAACTCGATGGCATGCCCGTTTCGCAAGGACGGCGCGGTCTGTTCCCCGGCAACGCCTGGGTGGCCGGCCTGCCGGATCCCGAACCCGGCCTCACCGAGGTCATTGTCGGCTCCGGACAAACCACCGGCCGCATCCTGCTCCGCGATGCGCTCCGCCCCGAATCGAAAGGCCTCATCGCACGGCTCCATCAGGAAGGACTGAAGGTTACCATGCTCACCGGCGATCGCCCGCAAGCCGCCGAGCTGGTGGCAAAGGAGCTCAACCTCGACGAAGCCCGCGCCGGACTGACTCCCGAGGACAAGGTCGCCGCAATCAAAGCCTGGCGGGCCGCCGGTGAACGCGTGGCCATGGTCGGTGATGGAGTCAACGACGCGCCTTCGCTGGCAGCGGCGGACGTTTCGATTGGCATGGGGCTGCGGGGTTCGGATGCCGTGCTGGAGCAGGCGGACATCGTCCTGACCCAGGACAAGCTGGAGAAAGTGCTCACCGCGCTCAATCTCAGCCGCCGCGCCACCCGCATCATCCGCCAGAATCTGGCGATCTCCCTGGGGATCGTGCTGGTGCTCGCTCTCTCCGCGCTGGGAGCGTGGATTCCGCTGCCCGTGGGAGTGTTAGGCCACGAGGGTTCCACTGTCATCGTGGTCTTGAACAGCCTGCGGCTGCTCTTTGTGGCCAGAAACTGA
- the rplC gene encoding 50S ribosomal protein L3 → MSLGLLGKKIGMTRLFDEKAQSMIPVTVIDVAGNTVLQVKTTEKDGYSAVQVGYGDQKEQRVSKPDLGRFKKAGSTPKRFVKEFRFAAGEAAPETHPGVELFSAGQWVDVIGTNKGKGFQGAVKRHGFGGLKMTHGSMMHRRTGAIGCRSTPGRVWKNQKMPGHMGSVKSTVQNLKIVAVRPEDGVILISGAIPGAKGNYVTVRASKKKSA, encoded by the coding sequence ATGTCTCTCGGACTCCTCGGCAAGAAAATCGGTATGACCCGCCTTTTTGATGAAAAGGCGCAGAGCATGATCCCCGTGACCGTCATCGACGTCGCCGGCAACACCGTGCTCCAGGTCAAGACCACTGAAAAGGACGGCTACTCCGCCGTGCAGGTCGGCTACGGCGACCAGAAGGAGCAGCGCGTTTCCAAGCCGGATCTCGGCCGCTTCAAGAAGGCCGGTTCCACCCCGAAGCGCTTCGTCAAGGAGTTCCGCTTCGCCGCTGGTGAAGCCGCTCCCGAAACCCACCCGGGTGTCGAGCTGTTCTCCGCCGGCCAGTGGGTCGACGTGATCGGCACGAACAAGGGCAAGGGCTTCCAGGGTGCTGTGAAGCGCCACGGCTTCGGTGGTCTCAAGATGACCCACGGCTCCATGATGCACCGCCGGACCGGAGCCATCGGCTGCCGCTCCACTCCGGGCCGCGTCTGGAAGAACCAGAAGATGCCGGGACACATGGGCTCCGTGAAGAGCACCGTCCAGAACCTCAAGATCGTGGCGGTCCGTCCGGAAGACGGCGTCATCCTCATCTCCGGTGCGATCCCGGGCGCGAAGGGCAACTACGTCACCGTCCGCGCTTCCAAGAAGAAGTCCGCCTGA
- a CDS encoding leucyl aminopeptidase family protein: MSVITLRRSKASATQAVAVLLPAGEVARKKLSAPLAAALKDIPLSAKQTRTLVDAKGRVTVFIGIEENAGTAALRLGAVRAVKAMQELNVGDFAFDLFALADESPEDAAVGQALAEGLAIATFDSKPFAGTASAAKADASLKITLDPRFHAGFKTGLLLGQAVNTARMLSTTPPNIATPEWMTARAKDIAKTHGMPIRVIGAAEAKKLSMGGLLAVGAGSVTPPRMVVMEWNPSKKKTAPVLLVGKTMTYDSGGLSIKADGGKGMKVDKAGGCTMLAVMEALALLKVKTRVVCILAAAENMIDSTCYRLDDVITHANGVTCEITNTDAEGRLVLADALAWGTKTYKPSAVIDAATLTGGVLVALGRTITGVFSNNDELVKELEDASRQADERVWRLPLDESLRDQMRAGVADLHNSSPYRYSHAGTGAAYLSFFVGEDAPKSMPVTPWLHLDLAGTAVSDGDHDWQGLYPKGPTGWGVRTLTALLAGWEKR, translated from the coding sequence ATGTCCGTCATCACGCTCCGTCGTTCCAAGGCATCCGCCACCCAAGCCGTCGCCGTTCTTCTGCCTGCGGGTGAAGTCGCGAGAAAAAAACTCTCCGCTCCTCTGGCCGCCGCGCTGAAGGATATCCCACTGTCCGCGAAACAAACCCGCACGTTGGTCGATGCGAAGGGCCGCGTCACCGTGTTCATCGGCATCGAGGAAAACGCAGGCACCGCCGCGCTGCGACTCGGTGCCGTGCGTGCTGTAAAAGCGATGCAGGAGTTAAACGTCGGCGATTTCGCATTCGACCTGTTCGCGCTTGCAGATGAATCTCCGGAGGATGCCGCCGTGGGCCAGGCGCTCGCGGAAGGCCTCGCCATCGCCACCTTCGATTCCAAGCCCTTCGCCGGAACCGCGAGCGCCGCCAAGGCCGATGCCTCGCTGAAGATCACGCTCGATCCGCGTTTCCATGCCGGCTTCAAGACCGGCCTGCTTCTCGGCCAAGCGGTGAACACCGCACGCATGCTGTCCACCACACCGCCGAACATCGCCACGCCGGAGTGGATGACGGCACGCGCCAAGGACATCGCGAAAACGCATGGCATGCCGATCCGCGTGATCGGTGCCGCCGAGGCGAAGAAGCTCAGCATGGGCGGACTGCTCGCCGTAGGCGCCGGTTCCGTCACTCCACCGCGCATGGTGGTGATGGAGTGGAATCCTTCCAAAAAGAAAACCGCGCCGGTGCTGCTGGTGGGCAAGACCATGACCTATGACTCCGGCGGCCTTTCCATCAAGGCCGATGGTGGCAAGGGCATGAAGGTGGACAAGGCGGGCGGTTGCACGATGCTCGCCGTGATGGAGGCGCTCGCGCTTCTCAAGGTGAAGACCCGCGTGGTGTGCATCCTCGCTGCGGCGGAGAACATGATCGACTCCACCTGCTACCGCCTCGATGACGTGATCACCCACGCCAACGGCGTGACCTGCGAGATCACCAACACCGATGCCGAAGGCCGCCTCGTCCTCGCCGATGCGCTCGCCTGGGGCACGAAAACTTACAAGCCGTCCGCGGTGATCGATGCCGCCACTCTCACCGGTGGCGTGCTGGTCGCACTGGGCCGCACCATCACCGGCGTCTTCAGCAACAACGATGAGCTGGTGAAGGAACTGGAGGACGCCTCCCGCCAAGCCGATGAGCGCGTGTGGCGTTTGCCACTGGATGAATCGCTGCGCGACCAGATGCGCGCGGGCGTCGCCGATTTGCACAACTCCTCGCCCTACCGCTACTCGCATGCCGGGACCGGGGCCGCGTATCTTTCCTTCTTCGTGGGGGAAGACGCACCGAAAAGCATGCCGGTAACGCCATGGCTGCACCTCGACCTCGCCGGCACGGCGGTGAGCGATGGCGACCACGATTGGCAGGGCCTCTATCCGAAGGGCCCGACCGGATGGGGCGTGCGAACGTTGACCGCGCTGCTTGCGGGTTGGGAGAAGCGCTAA
- the rpsG gene encoding 30S ribosomal protein S7 — MPRRKRVFTKPDRSDPRYASPLVGHLISKVMRDGKRSLAQRIVYAAIDKANEGVDTIDPLEVITRAIENAKPRVEVKSRRVGGATYQVPLEVAADRSESLAMRWICTYARNRKGTPMHVALANEIKDAANNQGNAVRKRDDVHKMAQANRAFAHFRW; from the coding sequence ATGCCCCGCCGCAAGCGCGTTTTCACCAAGCCCGACCGTAGCGATCCGCGCTACGCCAGCCCTCTCGTCGGCCACCTCATCAGCAAGGTCATGCGTGATGGCAAGCGTTCGCTCGCCCAGCGCATCGTCTACGCCGCGATCGACAAGGCCAACGAAGGTGTCGACACCATCGACCCGCTCGAGGTCATCACCCGTGCGATCGAGAACGCCAAGCCGCGCGTGGAAGTGAAGTCCCGCCGCGTGGGTGGTGCCACCTACCAGGTGCCGCTCGAAGTTGCCGCCGACCGTTCCGAGTCCCTCGCCATGCGCTGGATCTGCACGTATGCCCGCAACCGCAAGGGCACGCCGATGCACGTCGCCCTCGCCAACGAGATCAAGGACGCCGCCAACAACCAGGGCAACGCCGTCCGCAAGCGCGACGACGTCCACAAGATGGCCCAGGCCAACCGCGCCTTCGCCCACTTCCGCTGGTAA
- a CDS encoding MBL fold metallo-hydrolase codes for MIFKSLCRHAGIGANSYLLEASGARVVLDSGMHPELEGPEACPRFELLEPGSVDATIITHSHLDHVGTMPVLLEQQPQSKVFLTPETADLACAMLHNSVNVMQAKRIELGINEYPLFEHREIDVIAEKFELRGIERPFDVDPDGKIRATFHDAGHILGSVGVTLKADGKTLLYTGDVNFEDATIQKGAILPHGPVDALVIETTRGDYARRPDYTRLSEENALGEAISRVIARKGSVLLPVFAMGKTQEVLAMIHRFKQENLIPYKTPVYIGGLSTKMTLIYDRHSDTSRRKLPGFRILADMDLEAGNRDRRKPRQIPLVQGAIYALSSGMMTEKTVSNLFARTGILENKKNGLFFVGYADPSSPGGKIRAATQGDLVTIDAAHGAVPINCDVKVFDFSGHATREALLDYIIKVNPPKTFLVHGDEPAVEWFKQQLAEKLPGTQVIVPQPGEEHVI; via the coding sequence ATGATTTTCAAAAGCCTCTGCCGCCACGCTGGAATCGGCGCGAACTCCTACCTGCTGGAAGCGTCCGGTGCCCGTGTCGTTCTTGATTCCGGCATGCACCCGGAATTGGAGGGCCCCGAAGCTTGTCCACGGTTCGAACTGCTCGAGCCGGGCAGCGTGGATGCAACCATCATCACACACTCCCACCTCGATCACGTCGGCACCATGCCGGTGCTGTTGGAGCAGCAGCCGCAATCGAAGGTGTTCCTCACGCCGGAAACCGCGGACCTCGCCTGCGCGATGCTGCACAATTCCGTCAACGTGATGCAGGCGAAGCGGATCGAGCTGGGAATCAATGAATATCCGCTTTTCGAGCACCGCGAGATCGATGTCATCGCCGAGAAATTCGAGCTGCGCGGCATCGAGCGCCCCTTCGATGTCGATCCGGACGGCAAGATCCGCGCGACCTTCCATGATGCCGGCCACATCCTCGGTTCGGTGGGCGTGACGCTGAAGGCGGATGGCAAGACGCTGCTCTACACCGGCGACGTGAATTTCGAGGACGCCACCATTCAAAAGGGCGCGATCCTGCCGCATGGCCCGGTGGACGCGCTGGTGATCGAGACCACCCGCGGCGACTACGCGCGGCGTCCGGACTATACCCGGCTTTCCGAGGAAAACGCGCTCGGCGAAGCGATCTCGCGGGTGATCGCACGCAAGGGCTCGGTGCTGCTGCCGGTCTTCGCGATGGGCAAGACCCAGGAGGTGCTGGCAATGATCCACCGCTTCAAGCAGGAGAATCTCATTCCCTACAAGACTCCGGTCTACATCGGCGGCCTGAGCACGAAGATGACGCTCATCTACGATCGCCATAGTGATACTTCCCGCCGCAAGCTCCCCGGCTTCCGCATCCTCGCGGACATGGATCTGGAAGCAGGAAACCGCGACCGCCGCAAGCCGCGCCAGATCCCACTGGTGCAGGGTGCCATCTACGCACTCTCCAGCGGGATGATGACGGAAAAGACCGTCTCGAATCTTTTCGCCCGCACCGGCATCCTCGAGAACAAGAAGAACGGCCTGTTCTTCGTAGGCTATGCCGATCCCTCCTCCCCTGGCGGCAAGATCCGTGCGGCGACACAGGGCGATCTTGTCACCATCGATGCGGCCCATGGCGCGGTGCCGATCAACTGCGACGTGAAGGTGTTCGACTTCAGCGGCCACGCCACCCGCGAAGCGCTGCTCGACTACATCATCAAGGTGAACCCACCGAAGACCTTCCTCGTCCATGGTGACGAACCGGCCGTCGAGTGGTTCAAGCAGCAGCTCGCCGAGAAGCTGCCGGGCACCCAGGTCATCGTCCCGCAGCCGGGCGAGGAACATGTGATCTGA